A single window of Paenibacillus sp. FSL H8-0537 DNA harbors:
- a CDS encoding LutB/LldF family L-lactate oxidation iron-sulfur protein: protein MSAPAGTKVPPTVKGRADLALNDEFLRKAVKFTTERLRNGKQAATAEHGNWEDWRERGRQIRLHTIAHLDYYLNLFTDNARANGVHVHFASTAAEAVKVSLAIAKQVKAKSVVKSKSMVTEELHLNHALEGLGIEAIETDLGEYIIQLAGETPSHIIIPAIHKNRFQIAELLSKEAGETLEADTTILAGFVRKKLREKFLEADIGMTGCNFAIAETGSMVLFENEGNARMVTTVPKTQITLMGMERIIPSWSDLEVMATLLPRSATGQKLTMYMSGITGPRRDVDADGPDEMHIIIVDNGRSNQLGDPEFQELLNCIRCGACLNACPVYRHIGGHAYGGTYSGPIGAVLTPALQKNVGDWDDIANASSLCGACYEACPVKIPLHEMLIYLRRRKQEGGHRDLAEAGGMKGFSAIMGNSGRFKGVVKLGKLGQKLVSRNGEIRLKLGPLKGWNSYRVTPSLPKQSFRDKWGTLEEELRHGLNELSPDARSRMEQLVRSREQDGGGHGHG, encoded by the coding sequence ATGAGTGCACCAGCAGGAACGAAAGTGCCGCCTACGGTCAAAGGCCGGGCAGATCTGGCGTTAAACGACGAGTTTTTGCGCAAGGCCGTTAAATTTACGACAGAGCGTCTTCGCAACGGCAAGCAAGCGGCTACAGCCGAGCACGGCAACTGGGAAGATTGGCGCGAACGCGGACGGCAAATTCGTCTGCATACGATCGCCCATCTAGACTATTATTTAAATTTGTTCACTGACAATGCAAGGGCGAATGGCGTTCATGTGCATTTTGCTTCGACGGCGGCCGAGGCGGTGAAGGTTTCACTTGCGATCGCCAAGCAGGTAAAGGCGAAATCGGTCGTAAAATCCAAGTCGATGGTTACGGAAGAGCTGCATCTTAATCATGCGCTGGAAGGGCTCGGAATTGAAGCGATTGAAACCGACTTGGGCGAGTATATTATTCAGCTTGCGGGCGAGACGCCTTCGCATATTATTATCCCAGCCATTCATAAGAACCGCTTTCAAATTGCGGAGCTGCTGTCCAAGGAAGCGGGCGAGACGCTTGAAGCGGATACGACGATATTGGCGGGCTTCGTCCGCAAAAAGCTGCGGGAGAAGTTTCTTGAAGCGGATATCGGCATGACGGGCTGTAATTTTGCGATTGCTGAAACCGGGTCGATGGTATTGTTTGAAAATGAAGGCAATGCGCGTATGGTGACGACGGTGCCGAAAACGCAGATTACACTTATGGGCATGGAACGGATTATTCCTTCCTGGTCGGATCTTGAAGTAATGGCAACGCTGCTGCCGCGTTCAGCCACTGGGCAGAAGCTGACGATGTATATGTCCGGCATTACCGGACCTCGCCGCGATGTGGACGCCGATGGGCCTGATGAGATGCATATTATTATTGTAGATAATGGGCGTTCGAACCAGCTTGGCGACCCCGAGTTTCAGGAGCTGCTCAATTGCATTCGCTGCGGCGCCTGCCTTAATGCTTGTCCGGTATACCGCCACATTGGCGGTCATGCCTATGGCGGAACGTACAGCGGACCGATTGGCGCAGTGCTCACGCCTGCGCTCCAAAAAAATGTCGGCGATTGGGATGATATTGCCAACGCCTCCAGCCTGTGCGGCGCCTGCTATGAAGCATGCCCGGTCAAAATCCCGCTGCATGAAATGCTCATTTATTTGCGCAGGCGCAAGCAAGAGGGCGGACATCGCGATTTGGCGGAAGCGGGGGGCATGAAAGGATTTTCAGCTATTATGGGCAATTCGGGCCGCTTTAAGGGCGTAGTCAAGCTGGGCAAGCTGGGACAGAAGCTCGTTTCACGCAACGGCGAAATCCGGCTTAAGCTGGGGCCGCTGAAGGGCTGGAACAGCTACCGTGTTACGCCAAGCCTGCCGAAGCAGTCATTCCGAGATAAGTGGGGCACGCTCGAAGAGGAGCTTCGCCATGGTCTGAATGAGCTAAGCCCAGATGCGCGCAGCCGGATGGAGCAGCTCGTTCGCAGCAGAGAGCAAGATGGAGGAGGGCATGGACATGGCTGA
- a CDS encoding LUD domain-containing protein, which yields MAEQTHEQWLEELAADSRRKQEAFMNDIANKLGRPRVLEKPVHPFRGAPDFWQEYEWTLEERIERFTANFHSNGGHVSHLSTMDEAKQFISDKAAELGARYIIRQNQPELAGMKLEEALPNVSLSVWNSDENENWKARAAEADFGVVVADYAAAYTSSIAVLSGKDKGRSVSLLPTVLIVIIPLERLKTKLGEILIPMDEAGRESLPAGVHFISGPSRSSDIENDLTIGVHGPGVVYALLVG from the coding sequence ATGGCTGAACAGACGCATGAGCAATGGCTGGAGGAGCTCGCGGCGGATTCCCGCCGCAAGCAGGAAGCTTTTATGAATGATATCGCAAATAAGCTGGGACGTCCGCGCGTACTAGAGAAGCCGGTGCATCCGTTCCGCGGTGCCCCGGACTTCTGGCAGGAGTATGAATGGACACTGGAAGAGCGTATTGAACGTTTTACCGCGAATTTTCATAGTAATGGCGGACATGTCAGCCATTTGTCCACGATGGACGAAGCGAAGCAGTTCATTAGCGATAAGGCAGCGGAGCTTGGCGCGCGTTACATCATTAGGCAAAACCAGCCGGAGCTTGCCGGGATGAAGCTGGAAGAAGCACTTCCTAACGTGAGCTTAAGCGTATGGAACAGCGATGAAAATGAAAATTGGAAAGCGCGCGCGGCAGAAGCGGATTTTGGGGTTGTTGTGGCTGATTACGCGGCTGCCTATACGTCATCTATTGCCGTTTTGTCTGGAAAGGACAAGGGGCGCTCAGTAAGCCTGCTCCCAACTGTTCTCATCGTCATTATTCCGCTTGAGCGGCTGAAGACGAAGTTGGGTGAGATTTTAATTCCGATGGATGAAGCGGGTCGTGAGAGCTTGCCAGCGGGCGTTCATTTTATTTCAGGGCCAAGCCGATCGTCCGATATTGAAAACGACCTGACGATTGGTGTTCACGGTCCCGGCGTCGTTTATGCGCTGCTGGTCGGATAG